A genomic stretch from Aminobacter aminovorans includes:
- a CDS encoding acyl-CoA desaturase, with protein MSDQIAAQAATSAVARQPLLARIDWLNVSGLAFYHLVALYALLPWFFSWTGVILCIAGIYVFGTLGINLCYHRLLTHRGFTCPKWLEHGLAIIAVCAFQDTPARWVAVHRRHHEHADEEPDPHSPIVTFLWAHVGWLLVKSPDMERMQIYGRYAKDIVRDPFYRKLDKPHVYLGIILASWVAFFGGGVVASLIAGGTTDEAMQFGLSLLVWGVFLRTVITWHITWSVNSVTHVWGYRNYETSDDSTNNVIVGLLSNGEGWHNNHHADPRSARHGHHWWEFDVTYLTIRLLGVLGLATKIAEPRKHGH; from the coding sequence ATGTCCGACCAGATCGCGGCACAGGCCGCCACGTCCGCTGTCGCGCGCCAGCCGCTCTTGGCCCGTATCGACTGGCTCAATGTCAGCGGCCTGGCCTTCTATCATCTGGTGGCACTCTATGCCCTCTTGCCCTGGTTCTTCAGCTGGACCGGCGTCATCCTCTGCATCGCCGGCATCTACGTCTTCGGCACGCTCGGCATCAATCTCTGCTACCACAGGCTCCTCACCCACCGCGGTTTCACCTGCCCGAAATGGCTGGAGCATGGGCTAGCGATCATCGCCGTCTGCGCCTTTCAGGACACGCCGGCGCGCTGGGTGGCCGTGCATCGCCGACATCACGAGCATGCCGACGAAGAGCCCGACCCGCACAGCCCGATCGTCACCTTCCTGTGGGCCCATGTCGGCTGGCTGCTGGTCAAATCGCCCGACATGGAGCGCATGCAGATCTACGGCCGCTACGCCAAGGACATCGTCCGCGACCCGTTCTACCGCAAGCTCGACAAGCCGCATGTCTATCTCGGCATCATCCTGGCGTCCTGGGTGGCGTTTTTCGGCGGCGGCGTCGTCGCAAGCCTGATTGCCGGCGGCACGACGGACGAAGCCATGCAGTTCGGCCTCAGCCTGCTCGTCTGGGGCGTGTTCCTGCGCACCGTGATTACCTGGCACATCACCTGGTCGGTCAATTCGGTGACCCATGTCTGGGGCTACCGCAACTATGAGACCTCCGACGACAGCACCAACAATGTCATCGTCGGCCTGCTCAGCAATGGTGAGGGCTGGCACAACAATCACCACGCCGACCCGCGCTCGGCGCGCCATGGCCATCACTGGTGGGAATTCGACGTCACCTACCTGACCATCAGGCTTCTGGGCGTGCTCGGGCTGGCGACCAAGATCGCCGAACCGCGGAAGCACGGCCACTAG
- a CDS encoding GlsB/YeaQ/YmgE family stress response membrane protein — protein sequence MGIESLLVFLIIGAVAGWLAGQLVKGYGFGLIGNIVVGIVGALIAGWLFPAIGISLGSGIVAAIIHATIGAVILLVLLRLVKQA from the coding sequence ATGGGTATCGAAAGCTTGCTCGTCTTCCTGATCATCGGCGCCGTTGCCGGCTGGCTCGCAGGCCAGTTGGTCAAGGGCTATGGCTTCGGCCTGATCGGCAACATCGTCGTCGGCATCGTCGGGGCGCTGATCGCCGGCTGGCTGTTTCCGGCGATCGGCATCAGCCTCGGCTCCGGCATCGTCGCCGCCATCATCCACGCCACTATCGGCGCGGTGATCCTGCTGGTGCTGCTGCGGTTGGTGAAACAGGCCTAG